In the genome of Rhodothermales bacterium, the window GCCGGTGCATCACCCAGAGAATGCCGAGAATCGCGCCAAAGGCGACGATGGTGATCCATCGTTGATCGGCGCCGAGCCCCAGCCCGATGGCGATGACCAGAAAGAGGTACGCCAGCTCCTCGGGCTCCTTGATGGCGGATCGAAAACGGACGATCGAGAGCGCGCCGACGAGACCGAGCGAGAGCGCGAGCGAGGCCTTGACCACGCTGATGATGAGCATGGTGGTCATGGCGAGCAGCACAAAGTTGCCGGCGAACTGCCTGCGGTTGGATAACGAGGTGCCGAAACGGATGTAGAACCAGGCCAGGATGGCCCCCAGGATCGCGGCCAGCAGCAGGTTGAGGGTGAAATTCCAGAGCGAGATCTGAACGCTCTGCGAGGCTAGAAATTCCTCGAACGAGGGAAACGAATCGGGCATGCGTGATCGGCTGAATGACGAGCGCACCCGCAACAGGGCGGCGCGCGC includes:
- a CDS encoding DUF4956 domain-containing protein; the protein is MPDSFPSFEEFLASQSVQISLWNFTLNLLLAAILGAILAWFYIRFGTSLSNRRQFAGNFVLLAMTTMLIISVVKASLALSLGLVGALSIVRFRSAIKEPEELAYLFLVIAIGLGLGADQRWITIVAFGAILGILWVMHRLKGVSEPANLFLTVRSNGSGKIGLSRIVDVLDRHCLSLELKRVDESKEQIDAAFVVSFRSFADLEAGKSELQKLNDSLHIALLDNRSLGGVS